From the genome of Pseudomonas hamedanensis:
CCGGCGAACGCGGCGGCAAGCAAATCATCCTGGGTCCAGCTATCGCGCTCGAAAGTGTCGATCAGGCGCCCTGCCGACAGCACGCCGATCCGGTCGCAGATCAACATCAGCTCACGCAAGTCACTGGAAACCACCACCAGCGCTTTGCCCTGGCGAGTCAATTCACCGAGCAAGGCATAAATGTCGAACTTGGCGCCGACGTCGATGCCGCGGGTAGGCTCATCGAACAGCAGCACCGAACAATCGCGCTCCAGCCAGCGACCAATCACCACTTTCTGTTGATTACCGCCCGACAGCTCCGACACCAGTTGTGTCGGGCTGGAACTGCGGATACGCATGGCATCAATCTGACGCTGGGCCAAAGAGATTTCGTCGCCGTTATTGACGAACCCACCACTGGAAATTTCCGGCATGTTGCCCAGCGCGATATTGGCGCTGATCGACTGGCTGAGCAGCAAGCCCTCGCCCTTGCGATCCTCGGTGATCAAGGCAATGCCGTGGCGCACCGCGTCGACCGGTGACCGCACACTGACCACCTGAGCCGGCGAACCGAGTGCGATGCTGCCGCTATCGGCAGTATCAGCGCCGAAGATCAACCGCAGCAGCTCGGTACGCCCTGCCCCGATCAGTCCGGAAATACCGAAGATTTCTCCGGCACGCACTTCAAAGGACACATCGCGCACCTTGTCCGAGCGGGTCAGGCCCTTGACCGTCAGCGCCGCAGCGCCAATCTTGCGCGGCCCCATGTCGATGTGCTCGCCCAGTTCGCGACCGACCATCAGCGTGACCAGTTGCTCGCTGTTGTAATTGGCCATCGGCTCGACGCAGACCAGATTGCCGTCGCGCAACACGGCAATCCGCTGAGCTACGCGGGCCAGCTCTTCGAGGCGATGGGAAATATAAATGATGGAAACACCGCGAGCCTGCAGACGAGTGATCTGTTCGAAGAGCATTTCGACTTCGCGCGCGGTGAGCATCGCGGTCGGCTCGTCGAGGATCAGCACATGGCAGTCACCGATCAGGTTGCGCGCAATTTCGACCATCTGCTGATGACCGATGCCCAACTCGCCG
Proteins encoded in this window:
- a CDS encoding sugar ABC transporter ATP-binding protein is translated as MSVSAPNAVLSVSGIGKTYAQPVLSGIDLTLMRGEVLALTGENGAGKSTLSKIIGGLVTPTTGRMEFQGKEYCPGSRTQAEDLGVRMVMQELNLLPTLSVAENLFLDNLPSHGGWISRKQLRKAAIEAMAQVGLDAIDPDTLVGELGIGHQQMVEIARNLIGDCHVLILDEPTAMLTAREVEMLFEQITRLQARGVSIIYISHRLEELARVAQRIAVLRDGNLVCVEPMANYNSEQLVTLMVGRELGEHIDMGPRKIGAAALTVKGLTRSDKVRDVSFEVRAGEIFGISGLIGAGRTELLRLIFGADTADSGSIALGSPAQVVSVRSPVDAVRHGIALITEDRKGEGLLLSQSISANIALGNMPEISSGGFVNNGDEISLAQRQIDAMRIRSSSPTQLVSELSGGNQQKVVIGRWLERDCSVLLFDEPTRGIDVGAKFDIYALLGELTRQGKALVVVSSDLRELMLICDRIGVLSAGRLIDTFERDSWTQDDLLAAAFAGYQKRDALLNEAAPRDLP